From one Odontesthes bonariensis isolate fOdoBon6 chromosome 14, fOdoBon6.hap1, whole genome shotgun sequence genomic stretch:
- the arf1 gene encoding ADP-ribosylation factor 1, which translates to MGNMFAGLFKMFGKKEMRILMVGLDAAGKTTILYKLKLGEIVTTIPTIGFNVETVEYKNISFTVWDVGGQDKIRPLWRHYFQNTQGLIFVVDSNDRERCAEAREELLRMLAEDELRDAVLLVFANKQDLPNAMNAAELTDKMNLHSLRNRNWYIQATCATTGDGLYEGLDWLSNQLKNH; encoded by the exons ATGGGGAATATGTTTGCAGGGCTCTTTAAAATGTTCGGGAAGAAGGAAATGAGGATACTCATGGTGGGTCTAGATGCTGCCGGAAAGACAACCATTTTGTACAAGCTTAAACTTGGAGAGATTGTGACTACCATCCCTACAATAG GTTTTAATGTAGAGACGGTAGAGTACAAGAATATCAGTTTCACGGTATGGGATGTCGGTGGTCAAGACAAAATCAGACCGCTGTGGCGTCACTACTTCCAGAACACACagg GTCTCATCTTTGTCGTGGACAGCAATGACAGGGAGCGATGTGCTGAGGCCCGTGAAGAGCTCTTGAGAATGTTGGCAGAGGACGAGCTGCGTGACGCTGTGCTATTAGTGTTCGCCAACAAACAA GACCTTCCAAATGCTATGAATGCTGCCGAACTTACAGACAAGATGAATCTCCACTCGCTGCGTAACAGAAACTGGTACATCCAAGCAACCTGTGCTACCACTGGAGATGGCCTCTATGAAGGACTTGATTGGTTGTCTAATCAGCTCAAGAACCATTAA
- the guk1a gene encoding guanylate kinase isoform X3: MAGPRPVVFSGPSGAGKSTLLKKLMEEYNSVFGFSVSHTTRNPRPGEENGRDYHYVTREEMQASIDSGNFIENAEFSGNLYGTSKAAVQAVQAKNLICILDIDMQGVKNIKRTDLNPIYVSIQPPSMDVLEKRLRARKTESEESLQKRLQAAKVDMEFSKEAGVFDVIIVNNNLQDAYGKLKQALLEEINKVKKIDTSS, from the exons ATGGCTGGACCCAGGCCTGTGGTGTTTAGTGGCCCGTCGGGGGCGGGAAAGAGCACTCTGCTGAAAAAGCTCATGGAAGAGTACAACAGCGTCTTCGGCTTCAGCGTGTCCC ATACAACAAGGAATCCTCGACCCGGCGAAGAGAACGGCAGAG ATTATCATTACGTTACACGCGAGGAGATGCAGGCAAGCATCGACAGTGGCAACTTCATCGAGAATGCAGAGTTTTCCGGAAATCTGTACGGAACGAGTAAAGCTGCCGTGCAAGCCGTCCAAGCCAAGAACCTCATCTGTATACTTGACATTGATATGCAGGGTGTGAAGAACATCAAAAGGACAGACCTGAACCCCATCTACGTCTCCATCCAGCCGCCATCAATGGATGTCCTG GAAAAACGTTTAAGAGCGAGAAAAACGGAGTCAGAGGAGAGCCTCCAGAAGCGTTTACAAGCAGCCAAGGTGGACATGGAGTTTA GTAAAGAAGCCGGTGTGTTTGATGTCATCATTGTCAATAATAATTTGCAAGATGCTTATGGGAAGTTAAAACAAGCTCTTCTTGAG GAAATTAACAAGGTGAAGAAAATTGACACTTCTTCATAG
- the guk1a gene encoding guanylate kinase isoform X1 → MYMRYFARLFSAMAGPRPVVFSGPSGAGKSTLLKKLMEEYNSVFGFSVSHTTRNPRPGEENGRDYHYVTREEMQASIDSGNFIENAEFSGNLYGTSKAAVQAVQAKNLICILDIDMQGVKNIKRTDLNPIYVSIQPPSMDVLEKRLRARKTESEESLQKRLQAAKVDMEFSKEAGVFDVIIVNNNLQDAYGKLKQALLEEINKVKKIDTSS, encoded by the exons ATGTATATGAGATATTTTGCCAGGCTATTTTCAG CTATGGCTGGACCCAGGCCTGTGGTGTTTAGTGGCCCGTCGGGGGCGGGAAAGAGCACTCTGCTGAAAAAGCTCATGGAAGAGTACAACAGCGTCTTCGGCTTCAGCGTGTCCC ATACAACAAGGAATCCTCGACCCGGCGAAGAGAACGGCAGAG ATTATCATTACGTTACACGCGAGGAGATGCAGGCAAGCATCGACAGTGGCAACTTCATCGAGAATGCAGAGTTTTCCGGAAATCTGTACGGAACGAGTAAAGCTGCCGTGCAAGCCGTCCAAGCCAAGAACCTCATCTGTATACTTGACATTGATATGCAGGGTGTGAAGAACATCAAAAGGACAGACCTGAACCCCATCTACGTCTCCATCCAGCCGCCATCAATGGATGTCCTG GAAAAACGTTTAAGAGCGAGAAAAACGGAGTCAGAGGAGAGCCTCCAGAAGCGTTTACAAGCAGCCAAGGTGGACATGGAGTTTA GTAAAGAAGCCGGTGTGTTTGATGTCATCATTGTCAATAATAATTTGCAAGATGCTTATGGGAAGTTAAAACAAGCTCTTCTTGAG GAAATTAACAAGGTGAAGAAAATTGACACTTCTTCATAG
- the guk1a gene encoding guanylate kinase isoform X2 — MRDSKSKAMAGPRPVVFSGPSGAGKSTLLKKLMEEYNSVFGFSVSHTTRNPRPGEENGRDYHYVTREEMQASIDSGNFIENAEFSGNLYGTSKAAVQAVQAKNLICILDIDMQGVKNIKRTDLNPIYVSIQPPSMDVLEKRLRARKTESEESLQKRLQAAKVDMEFSKEAGVFDVIIVNNNLQDAYGKLKQALLEEINKVKKIDTSS, encoded by the exons ATGAGGGACTCTAAATCAAAAG CTATGGCTGGACCCAGGCCTGTGGTGTTTAGTGGCCCGTCGGGGGCGGGAAAGAGCACTCTGCTGAAAAAGCTCATGGAAGAGTACAACAGCGTCTTCGGCTTCAGCGTGTCCC ATACAACAAGGAATCCTCGACCCGGCGAAGAGAACGGCAGAG ATTATCATTACGTTACACGCGAGGAGATGCAGGCAAGCATCGACAGTGGCAACTTCATCGAGAATGCAGAGTTTTCCGGAAATCTGTACGGAACGAGTAAAGCTGCCGTGCAAGCCGTCCAAGCCAAGAACCTCATCTGTATACTTGACATTGATATGCAGGGTGTGAAGAACATCAAAAGGACAGACCTGAACCCCATCTACGTCTCCATCCAGCCGCCATCAATGGATGTCCTG GAAAAACGTTTAAGAGCGAGAAAAACGGAGTCAGAGGAGAGCCTCCAGAAGCGTTTACAAGCAGCCAAGGTGGACATGGAGTTTA GTAAAGAAGCCGGTGTGTTTGATGTCATCATTGTCAATAATAATTTGCAAGATGCTTATGGGAAGTTAAAACAAGCTCTTCTTGAG GAAATTAACAAGGTGAAGAAAATTGACACTTCTTCATAG
- the c14h1orf35 gene encoding multiple myeloma tumor-associated protein 2, with protein sequence MFGSSRSGGSRGGQDSFNWDDVKVDKHRENYLGNSLMAPVGRWQKGKDLSWYARNKKDGTPLTKDDEIAAVKAAEHEALMAALGHKNLKRQPTGLTKEDLVEVCRREEVDGEERNVDRISGLGSSSAGSRKIILSQKEKEAVKMGLPVFTHHKTESCPETSVAMTSESVGKQEVELRHESKKKKKEKKSKKEKKSKKEKKKKRQRRDSSSSESNDNQKRHKKDHHRHNPSYHSQSGARPHDSHSRGGAKAERQPSHPHHRQQRHDTDSSDGGSPARSNPAIYKKAPAGATQSHRRRHDTDSDD encoded by the exons ATGTTTGGCTCTTCAAGATCTGGAGGCTCTCGAGGAGGCCAGGACTCCTTTAACTGGGATGACGTGAAAGTCGATAAGCACAGAGAAAATTATCTGG GGAACTCCTTAATGGCCCCAGTTGGACGATGGCAGAAAGGCAAAGATCTCTCGTGGTATGCAAGAAACAAAAAAGACGGCACACCTTTAACCAAAGACGATGAAATTGCTGCAGTCAAGGCAGCGGAACACGAGGCGTTGATGGCTGCCTT AGGGCACAAGAATTTAAAGCGACAACCAACTGGCCTGACCAAGGAG GACCTTGTAGAGGTTTGCAGGAGGGAAGAGGTTGATGGCGAGGAGAGAAATGTGGATCGTATATCAGGCTTGGGAAGCTCCAG TGCCGGCTCACGAAAAATAATCCTGTCCCAAAAAGAGAAGGAGGCGGTAAAAATGGGCCTGCCGGTTTTTACA CATCACAAGACTGAGTCTTGTCCTGAAACTTCAGTCGCAATGACCTCTGAGAGTGTTGGAAAACAAGAGGTGGAACTAAG GCATGAaagcaaaaagaagaagaaagaaaaaaagagcaaaaaggagaaaaagagcaaaaaggaaaaaaagaagaagagacaaAGAAGAGATTCGTCCTCCTCTGAGTCAAATGACAACCAAAAGAG ACACAAAAAGGACCACCATCGTCATAATCCATCATACCATAGTCAGAGTGGAGCCAGACCCCATGACAGCCATTCAAGGGGGGGAGCAAAGGCCGAGCGACAGCCTTCCCACCCCCATCATCGACAACAGCGGCATGACACAGACTCCTCAGATGGGGGGTCTCCGGCTCGCAGTAACCCTGCCATCTACAAGAAGGCTCCTGCTGGTGCCACACAAAGCCACAGGCGGCGCCATGACACAGACTCGGACGACTAA